The following proteins are co-located in the Blochmannia endosymbiont of Camponotus sp. genome:
- the rsfS gene encoding ribosome silencing factor — MQSDVLKEFIVNIICNIQGQDIACFDVSDKINITDMMIICTGMSRRHVISISQDILRKSRSLGLQPYGAEGMSIGEWVLVDLGDVVIHVMQKEIRKLYELEKLWN; from the coding sequence GTGCAATCTGATGTTCTGAAAGAATTTATAGTTAATATTATATGTAATATACAGGGACAAGATATCGCGTGTTTTGATGTATCTGATAAAATTAATATTACAGATATGATGATTATTTGTACTGGTATGTCTCGCCGTCATGTAATTTCTATATCTCAAGATATATTGCGTAAATCCCGTAGTTTAGGATTACAGCCTTATGGCGCAGAAGGTATGAGCATTGGTGAATGGGTTTTAGTAGACTTAGGCGATGTAGTTATACATGTAATGCAAAAAGAAATTCGTAAATTATATGAATTAGAGAAGCTTTGGAACTGA